In a single window of the Candidatus Eisenbacteria bacterium genome:
- a CDS encoding RNA polymerase sigma factor, producing the protein MSYSGGGVMTPSKDSEGTLSRSKDLEDAVLAARGDVRAFARLYGGHSARIFNLARRMTTSESATDITQDIFLRAWEKLGTFRGEAAFGTWLHRLAVNVILARRAALRTEKGRLREDDGTLDSLPAKAGSADLKMDFERAIEVLPEGARVVFVLYDVEGYQHGEIAGMLGISSGTSKAQLHRARMILRRHLTR; encoded by the coding sequence ATGAGCTACTCCGGCGGCGGGGTCATGACACCGAGCAAGGACTCGGAAGGCACGCTATCGAGAAGCAAGGACCTGGAGGACGCCGTGCTTGCCGCCCGCGGGGACGTCCGGGCTTTCGCGCGCCTCTATGGCGGACACTCCGCCCGGATCTTCAATCTGGCACGTCGGATGACGACGAGCGAATCGGCCACGGATATCACCCAGGACATTTTCCTGAGAGCCTGGGAGAAGCTCGGGACCTTCCGGGGGGAAGCGGCATTCGGAACGTGGCTTCACAGGCTCGCCGTCAACGTCATCCTGGCGCGCCGGGCGGCCCTCCGGACGGAGAAGGGGCGCCTCCGCGAAGATGATGGAACCCTGGATTCCCTCCCCGCCAAGGCGGGGAGCGCGGATCTGAAAATGGATTTCGAGCGCGCGATCGAGGTCCTTCCCGAGGGGGCGAGAGTTGTTTTCGTGCTGTACGACGTGGAGGGCTACCAGCACGGGGAAATCGCGGGCATGCTGGGGATCTCGTCCGGCACATCCAAGGCCCAGCTCCACCGGGCGCGAATGATCCTCCGCCGGCACCTCACGCGATGA